A genomic stretch from Petrotoga mexicana DSM 14811 includes:
- a CDS encoding ABC transporter ATP-binding protein — translation MIEFKNVSKKFQDKYILRNFNLKVQERSKTLIFGKSGIGKTTIFRLLLGFIKPDEGQLLYKNEELNGKNVWDLRRDAVYIGQELDIADGTVREIIRTILNYKINLKKSFNESELLKLFDFFELHENILDKDFQSLSGGEKQRVLISIFTFLNKKLYLLDEITSSLDREMKNKVIEYLLSKKEWTLIAISHDQEWLNKEGLNIIEMGGNNNGTYN, via the coding sequence TTGATTGAATTTAAAAATGTTTCAAAAAAATTCCAAGATAAGTACATCCTAAGAAATTTTAATCTCAAAGTTCAAGAAAGGAGTAAAACACTTATTTTTGGAAAATCTGGAATTGGAAAGACCACTATTTTTAGACTACTTTTAGGATTCATAAAACCAGACGAAGGACAATTACTATACAAAAATGAAGAGTTGAATGGTAAAAATGTATGGGATTTAAGAAGAGATGCTGTGTATATTGGGCAGGAATTAGATATTGCTGATGGAACCGTAAGAGAAATAATTCGTACTATATTGAATTATAAAATAAATCTTAAAAAATCTTTCAATGAATCAGAATTACTAAAATTATTCGATTTTTTTGAACTACACGAAAATATTTTAGATAAAGATTTCCAATCACTTTCAGGTGGAGAAAAACAAAGAGTTTTGATATCTATCTTTACATTTTTAAACAAAAAGTTATACTTATTGGATGAGATTACCTCTTCTCTGGATAGAGAGATGAAAAATAAAGTCATAGAATATTTACTATCAAAAAAAGAGTGGACTTTGATTGCAATATCTCATGATCAAGAATGGTTAAATAAAGAAGGTTTGAATATAATAGAGATGGGAGGGAATAATAATGGAACCTACAACTGA
- a CDS encoding ABC transporter permease, which produces MEPTTDISLFSLAMAYLLIFFPIILSYIFNLKITRDTLISTIRMSIQLFIMSLILVYLFQFDYTWLNIGWLFFMISFAVFRVIGSSGLNFKRFIWPVFFALAISNFIVLFYFDFIILRLNNIFTARYFVVLGGMLLGNALTGDIIGISNFYKDIERNKQRYFFALGNGATVYEATLPYLRNALISALRPTIASMATVGIVYLPGMMTGQILGGASPQTAIKYQIAIYVAILTSVSLSVTLTILFTMKSSFDEYGILREDIFKK; this is translated from the coding sequence ATGGAACCTACAACTGATATTTCTTTATTTTCACTTGCAATGGCTTATTTATTAATATTTTTCCCCATTATCTTGAGTTATATTTTTAATTTAAAAATAACTCGAGATACTTTAATTTCAACGATCAGGATGAGCATCCAGCTTTTCATCATGTCTTTAATTTTAGTATATCTTTTCCAATTTGATTATACATGGTTGAATATAGGCTGGCTATTTTTTATGATCTCTTTTGCTGTATTTCGAGTGATTGGTAGTAGCGGTTTAAATTTCAAAAGGTTCATTTGGCCTGTATTCTTTGCCCTTGCTATTTCAAATTTTATTGTACTTTTTTACTTTGATTTTATAATTTTAAGATTGAACAACATTTTCACAGCAAGATATTTCGTTGTCCTTGGCGGAATGCTCTTAGGTAACGCTTTAACAGGAGATATTATTGGAATTAGTAATTTTTACAAAGATATAGAAAGAAATAAACAGAGATATTTTTTTGCTTTGGGAAATGGGGCTACCGTTTATGAAGCCACACTTCCATATTTAAGGAACGCATTGATATCTGCTCTTAGACCAACCATAGCAAGCATGGCTACAGTTGGAATCGTGTATCTACCTGGAATGATGACAGGTCAGATTTTGGGAGGGGCGTCTCCACAAACAGCTATAAAATACCAAATCGCCATATATGTAGCTATTTTAACGTCGGTCTCTCTTTCCGTAACCCTAACAATATTATTCACAATGAAAAGTAGCTTCGATGAGTATGGGATACTTCGCGAAGATATCTTTAAAAAATAA